The proteins below come from a single Vibrio natriegens NBRC 15636 = ATCC 14048 = DSM 759 genomic window:
- the hemC gene encoding hydroxymethylbilane synthase yields the protein MTQSTPIRIATRKSPLALWQAHFVKDALQAAHPGLEVELVTMVTKGDVILDTPLAKVGGKGLFVKELEVAMLEGRADLAVHSMKDVPVDFPEGLGLVTICEREDPRDAFVSNTYSSVDELPQGAIVGTCSLRRQCQLKEYRPDLIIKELRGNVGTRLGKLDAGEYDAIILAAAGLKRLKLEERIRSFIEPEQSLPAVGQGAVGIECRLDDDRLLKLLEPLNHKDTEDRVLCERAMNLTLEGGCQVPIGSYALLDGDNVWLRALVGEPDGSEIVRGEIRGHRKDGEALGIQLANELLDNGARDILTKLYADHD from the coding sequence ATGACACAATCCACACCAATTCGCATTGCAACTCGAAAAAGCCCACTTGCTTTATGGCAAGCTCACTTTGTTAAAGATGCCCTTCAAGCCGCTCACCCGGGTTTAGAAGTCGAGTTAGTAACTATGGTGACCAAAGGTGACGTGATCCTAGATACACCGTTGGCTAAAGTAGGCGGTAAAGGTTTATTCGTTAAAGAGCTGGAAGTCGCTATGCTGGAAGGCCGTGCGGATCTGGCGGTACATTCAATGAAAGACGTACCTGTCGACTTCCCTGAAGGATTAGGCCTTGTCACCATCTGCGAACGAGAAGACCCTCGTGATGCTTTTGTTTCTAATACCTATAGCAGCGTTGATGAATTACCTCAAGGCGCGATTGTCGGCACATGCAGTTTACGCCGTCAGTGCCAGCTCAAGGAATATCGACCAGATCTCATCATCAAAGAGCTGCGTGGCAACGTAGGCACACGCCTTGGTAAATTAGATGCTGGCGAATACGACGCTATCATTCTGGCAGCCGCAGGCCTGAAACGATTAAAGCTTGAAGAACGTATCAGAAGTTTTATTGAACCTGAGCAATCACTTCCAGCTGTAGGTCAAGGTGCAGTGGGTATTGAATGCCGCTTAGACGACGACCGCTTACTCAAACTGCTTGAGCCACTTAACCACAAAGATACTGAAGATCGAGTGCTGTGTGAGCGTGCAATGAACCTAACGCTGGAAGGTGGCTGTCAGGTTCCTATCGGTAGCTACGCTCTGCTTGATGGCGACAACGTTTGGTTACGCGCACTAGTCGGAGAACCAGACGGCAGCGAAATTGTCCGTGGCGAAATTCGTGGCCACCGTAAAGATGGCGAAGCACTCGGTATCCAATTAGCAAATGAACTGCTGGATAATGGTGCTCGCGACATTCTCACAAAGCTGTACGCAGATCACGACTAA
- a CDS encoding uroporphyrinogen-III synthase yields the protein MAVLVTRPGEQGIELCSLLERHGIPAYHHPLIDIVADLSDTQLSDHLNHAHFIIAVSRHAVQCAQQILSNNGISWPKHAIYLAVGQKTAHYLSKCTQQKVHYPQVSDSEHLLQLPALNNVEKQNVVILRGNGGRELIKDALVRRGAKVHYSETYKREFIPFDPVSCVSLWKAQQINQIIVTSGEQLDYLCSQLTSDQLAWLNQRELYIPSQRIADIAIQKGFTQVRCTGSASNQELLAALQP from the coding sequence ATGGCAGTGTTGGTCACTCGGCCGGGAGAGCAAGGCATTGAGCTTTGCTCTCTGCTCGAAAGGCACGGCATTCCCGCATACCACCATCCATTGATCGACATTGTTGCCGATCTTTCGGATACACAGCTCTCCGATCATCTCAATCACGCACACTTCATTATTGCTGTCAGCAGACATGCGGTGCAGTGCGCACAGCAAATATTATCAAACAACGGTATATCATGGCCTAAACACGCCATTTACCTTGCCGTTGGTCAAAAAACAGCACACTATTTAAGCAAATGCACGCAACAAAAAGTACACTATCCTCAAGTCAGTGATAGTGAACACTTATTGCAACTTCCAGCGTTAAACAATGTAGAAAAACAGAACGTTGTTATTCTGCGTGGAAACGGTGGAAGAGAGCTTATTAAAGATGCATTGGTGAGACGTGGAGCAAAAGTTCACTATAGTGAGACTTACAAGAGAGAATTCATCCCATTCGATCCAGTAAGCTGTGTCTCACTATGGAAAGCCCAACAAATCAATCAGATCATCGTCACTAGTGGTGAACAACTTGATTATTTGTGCAGCCAATTAACGTCAGATCAATTGGCTTGGCTTAATCAACGAGAGTTGTATATACCCAGTCAGCGTATCGCCGACATCGCAATTCAAAAGGGGTTCACTCAGGTGAGGTGCACAGGAAGCGCATCCAACCAAGAATTACTGGCTGCTCTCCAGCCCTAG
- a CDS encoding uroporphyrinogen-III C-methyltransferase produces the protein MTSKNNDQKNNDKNLAEETSSAPLAEKDTPKQDAEPTKESSQPADTEKPAEQKKVEFEEKQGKRGVKLGTVAIILSIIFGGGLAYKLHEQQTDYQAKIAQLQSQLEQAQASMKQELTQVKEETIEKATTVTHKAEVVLGQQQKSIESLQLAVADVKGRRPNDWLLAEADYLVKLAGRKLFLEHDVESATQLMESADQRIAALNDPSLVNLRKAMANDITKLRTVPLIDRDGLVLRLTALQQQVDKMPLANALLPEAAAVTEQEVSEDIANWQDNLMTSLKDFSENFITFRTRDGNVIPLLSPQQHFYLKENIKAKLETAIKAVYQEQGEVYSTSLKTADKWALAFFNQDDNSVKEFNKTIGQLSQQNIQVEYPAKLETQSQLSDVIRERLRREVTTMTGTEDK, from the coding sequence ATGACAAGTAAAAATAACGACCAAAAAAATAACGATAAAAACCTTGCTGAAGAAACCTCTTCGGCACCGCTAGCTGAAAAAGATACCCCGAAACAGGATGCTGAGCCTACCAAGGAATCATCACAACCTGCTGATACAGAAAAGCCAGCAGAACAAAAGAAAGTTGAGTTTGAAGAGAAACAAGGCAAGCGAGGCGTCAAACTGGGCACAGTCGCAATCATCTTGTCGATCATCTTTGGTGGAGGCTTAGCGTATAAGCTTCACGAACAGCAGACTGACTACCAAGCAAAAATAGCTCAGCTTCAAAGCCAACTAGAACAAGCTCAAGCTTCTATGAAGCAGGAACTGACTCAGGTTAAAGAAGAAACTATTGAGAAGGCGACTACGGTAACGCATAAAGCTGAAGTGGTTCTTGGTCAGCAACAAAAAAGTATCGAAAGCCTTCAATTGGCTGTGGCTGACGTGAAAGGCCGCCGTCCAAACGACTGGTTACTGGCCGAAGCCGATTACTTAGTTAAACTGGCTGGTCGCAAGCTGTTCCTAGAGCACGACGTTGAAAGCGCAACTCAATTGATGGAAAGCGCAGACCAACGTATTGCTGCACTCAATGACCCGAGTTTAGTTAACCTTCGTAAAGCGATGGCGAATGACATCACTAAATTACGTACCGTGCCATTAATCGACCGTGACGGCTTAGTGCTGCGTCTGACAGCCTTACAACAACAAGTCGACAAAATGCCACTGGCTAATGCCCTACTTCCTGAAGCTGCGGCTGTGACTGAGCAAGAAGTGTCTGAAGACATTGCCAACTGGCAAGATAACTTGATGACGTCTTTGAAAGACTTCTCAGAAAACTTCATTACTTTCCGTACTCGCGATGGCAACGTCATCCCACTGCTTTCTCCTCAGCAGCATTTCTACCTTAAAGAGAACATCAAAGCTAAGCTAGAAACGGCTATTAAAGCGGTTTATCAAGAGCAAGGCGAAGTGTACTCGACCTCGCTAAAAACAGCAGATAAATGGGCGTTAGCGTTCTTTAATCAGGACGATAACTCAGTAAAAGAGTTCAACAAAACAATCGGCCAGCTTAGCCAGCAAAACATCCAGGTTGAATACCCGGCTAAACTGGAAACTCAGTCTCAGCTATCAGATGTTATTCGTGAGCGCCTACGTCGTGAAGTAACCACTATGACAGGCACGGAGGATAAGTAA
- a CDS encoding heme biosynthesis protein HemY: MFRLIFLFAILGAGLFVGTQYSGQQGYVLISIAEKTIEMSVTTLVIFVIAALAGLFILEYLIKKLVYASSSTWNYFSVRKMRRSRRYTNEGIIKLLEGDWKGAEKKVTRWANHHDMPLLCYLVASEAAQGQGDKEKRDKYLELASQQENAHLAVELTRAKQFIRDNEFEAAFDTLSSLKNQHANNPIVLNLLKTTYMQLKLWQPLIDLMPQLNKAKQVTEDEEIELIKTAQCGLLHDVAQQQGSEGLISHWNSLARKVKQDPHLIACFARELIARKADNEAFTVLKEALNKTPAPELYELLPELNVPDIHPIVVFLEGVVRKETDNAAAHSALAHFYFRQEKWHESQEQFEAALKLRSDVSDYAFLADTLEKQNLTKAAHEVSRKALTLVQND; this comes from the coding sequence ATGTTTCGTCTTATTTTCCTATTTGCCATTCTAGGAGCCGGCCTATTTGTGGGTACGCAATACTCAGGCCAACAGGGTTACGTTCTGATCTCGATCGCCGAGAAAACCATTGAGATGAGTGTAACGACACTGGTCATTTTTGTTATCGCGGCGCTTGCTGGTCTGTTCATTTTAGAATACCTAATTAAGAAACTGGTCTACGCAAGTTCAAGTACCTGGAACTATTTCAGTGTACGAAAAATGCGTCGCTCTCGTCGCTACACCAATGAAGGTATCATCAAATTGCTAGAAGGTGACTGGAAAGGTGCAGAGAAGAAAGTCACTCGCTGGGCAAATCACCACGATATGCCACTTCTTTGCTACCTAGTCGCCTCAGAAGCTGCACAAGGCCAAGGTGATAAAGAGAAACGTGACAAATACTTAGAGCTAGCGAGTCAGCAAGAAAACGCGCACCTAGCCGTTGAGCTGACCCGTGCCAAACAGTTTATTCGCGACAATGAGTTTGAAGCGGCATTTGACACGCTATCTTCACTAAAAAATCAGCACGCAAACAACCCGATTGTATTAAACCTGCTGAAAACTACCTACATGCAGTTGAAGCTATGGCAACCATTAATTGACTTGATGCCTCAGCTAAACAAAGCAAAACAGGTGACTGAAGACGAAGAAATTGAGCTGATTAAAACAGCACAATGCGGATTGCTACACGATGTTGCTCAACAACAAGGTAGTGAAGGATTGATTTCTCACTGGAACAGTTTGGCTCGCAAAGTAAAACAAGACCCTCATTTGATCGCATGTTTTGCTCGCGAGTTGATTGCCCGTAAAGCAGATAACGAAGCATTTACTGTATTAAAAGAAGCGTTAAATAAAACACCAGCACCGGAGTTATACGAGCTTCTTCCTGAGTTAAATGTACCAGACATCCATCCTATCGTTGTCTTCCTTGAAGGCGTAGTGAGGAAAGAGACAGATAATGCAGCTGCACACAGTGCACTGGCTCACTTCTACTTCCGCCAAGAGAAATGGCATGAGTCTCAGGAGCAATTTGAAGCAGCCTTAAAACTTCGTTCAGACGTTTCTGATTACGCTTTCCTAGCCGACACACTAGAGAAGCAAAATCTCACTAAAGCGGCACACGAAGTTTCTCGTAAAGCGCTGACACTCGTTCAAAACGATTAA